The Streptococcus parasanguinis genomic sequence CGCAAACCTGATCGTTTCCTTCGTTTGATCGAAGCAGGCGTTCAGCTTGAAACGCTGAATGTCGGCAATATGTCTCAATCTGATGAGACACGTGCGATTACCCGCTCGATCAATGTGGTGGACGCGGACGTGGAAGACTTCAACAAGATCCACGAAAAAGGTGTAAAGATTACGTCTCAGATGGTGCCAAACGACACTGCAGAAGACTTTATGAAGTTATTAAAGTAAAAGAAAATTTTTAGGAGGAAATTGTCATGATACAATGGTGGCAAATTTTACTACTTACTTTGTACTCAGCTTATCAAATCTGTGATGAGTTGACGATTGTTTCATCAGCAGGATCACCAGTCTTTGCTGGTTTCATTACAGGACTTGTCATGGGGGATTTAAAGACAGGTCTATTTATCGGAGCTTCTCTTCAATTGACAGTGCTCGGTGTAGGTACTTTCGGTGGAGCTTCTCGTATTGACGCAACATCTGGTGCCGTTCTTGCGACTGCCTTCTCAGTAGCAAAAGGGATTGATCCAGAGATTGCTATTGCTACAATCGCTGTGCCGGTAGCAACTTTGTTGACCTACTTTGATATTCTTGGTCGTATGACTACAACTTACTTCGCTCACCGTGTAGATGCTGCGATCGAACGTTACGACTATAAAGGAATTGAACGCAACTACCTTCTTGGTGCTGTTCCTTGGGCTCTTTCTCGTGCCCTTCCAGTCTTCTTCGCGCTTGCCTTTGGTGGTTCTTTCGTAGAAACTGTTGTTACAGGTCTTGCTAATGTACAATGGTTGGCAAACGGTCTGAAACTTGCAG encodes the following:
- a CDS encoding PTS mannose/fructose/sorbose/N-acetylgalactosamine transporter subunit IIC; translation: MIQWWQILLLTLYSAYQICDELTIVSSAGSPVFAGFITGLVMGDLKTGLFIGASLQLTVLGVGTFGGASRIDATSGAVLATAFSVAKGIDPEIAIATIAVPVATLLTYFDILGRMTTTYFAHRVDAAIERYDYKGIERNYLLGAVPWALSRALPVFFALAFGGSFVETVVTGLANVQWLANGLKLAGQMLPGLGFAILLRYLPVRRNLHYLALGFGLTAMLTVLYSNVQSLGAAVSSIVGSDVFAKLPKEQAITFVNNFKSVSMIGIAIIGIFLAVQHFKNSQRTVVAAPASNVESGEIEDDEF